From Halobacteriovorax sp. GB3, a single genomic window includes:
- a CDS encoding aminotransferase-like domain-containing protein has protein sequence MNAKREAKFIKIANLISDSILNKTYTIGERLPSVRELCDKFSCSHMTAVNVYIELERRDLIETRPRSGHYVKDNQSSKTPLETLNKSKENLESLSYSNLLAHLLETESAPQILPLGTAVRLESYLPLKKVINSVSLRQSSFMNLNGKYAYPPGEEGLRTEIAKRLQLRENNVSAADIITTFGATEALFLSLKLLTRPGDKVMVQVPCFFGTHNIIDQLDLEVIEVHEKENKINLKKIQSLLKKNPDIKAAIFQVNYNNPTGLTLSDEEKKKLFNLFHQYSIPLVEDDTYGELSHQGKNLTNLKSYDHKNELVFSCSSFSKTIGPGFRVGWAVVPKKYFNEYKRLKLATTFSGVIIHEKMIENFLKDGHQYDRHLKKLNKSFEHNIEQITNYIETHLKDIVSINRPEGGFCLWLQLPKKVDSFELYRELIKKDVAISPGHIFSSNKTYKNCIRINCGISPDKKVEKAIILIKSQLELML, from the coding sequence ATGAATGCAAAGCGTGAAGCCAAGTTTATTAAGATCGCAAATCTCATTAGCGACTCAATCCTAAACAAAACCTACACTATAGGGGAGCGACTCCCATCGGTGCGCGAATTATGTGATAAATTTAGTTGTTCTCATATGACGGCCGTCAATGTTTACATCGAATTAGAAAGAAGAGACTTAATTGAAACCAGGCCACGCTCTGGCCACTACGTAAAAGATAATCAAAGTTCAAAGACCCCACTTGAAACGTTGAATAAATCCAAGGAGAACTTAGAGAGTCTCAGTTACAGTAACCTCTTGGCCCATCTCCTAGAAACAGAAAGTGCCCCTCAAATTCTACCTCTTGGAACAGCGGTTCGCCTTGAGAGTTATCTTCCTCTAAAGAAAGTTATTAATTCTGTTTCCCTTAGACAGTCCTCTTTTATGAACCTCAATGGAAAGTATGCCTACCCTCCAGGAGAAGAAGGTCTTAGAACCGAGATAGCAAAGAGACTACAACTGAGAGAAAATAATGTTAGTGCCGCTGACATTATAACAACTTTTGGTGCAACAGAAGCGCTCTTTCTCTCGCTCAAACTCCTTACTCGCCCAGGAGATAAAGTGATGGTTCAAGTCCCTTGTTTTTTTGGGACACATAATATTATCGATCAGCTGGATTTAGAGGTCATTGAAGTTCATGAAAAAGAGAATAAGATAAATTTAAAAAAGATTCAGTCTCTCCTTAAGAAGAATCCAGATATTAAGGCCGCTATATTTCAGGTTAATTATAATAATCCAACGGGCCTAACTCTTTCAGATGAAGAAAAAAAGAAATTATTTAATCTCTTTCACCAATATTCAATTCCACTAGTTGAAGATGACACTTATGGAGAACTCTCCCATCAGGGAAAAAATCTTACTAACCTCAAAAGCTATGATCATAAAAATGAACTCGTCTTCTCTTGCAGTAGCTTCTCTAAAACAATTGGACCAGGATTTCGTGTCGGTTGGGCAGTTGTTCCAAAGAAGTATTTCAATGAATATAAACGATTAAAATTGGCGACAACTTTTTCCGGCGTGATCATTCACGAGAAGATGATAGAGAACTTCTTAAAAGATGGTCATCAATATGATCGTCATTTGAAAAAGCTTAACAAGAGTTTTGAACACAATATCGAGCAAATTACTAACTATATTGAGACTCATTTAAAGGACATCGTCAGCATCAATAGACCAGAAGGAGGCTTTTGTCTCTGGTTACAACTTCCTAAGAAAGTTGATTCATTTGAACTCTATAGAGAGCTCATTAAAAAGGATGTTGCAATATCTCCTGGGCATATCTTTAGTTCGAATAAAACCTATAAAAACTGCATTAGGATCAATTGTGGAATTTCTCCGGATAAAAAAGTAGAGAAGGCCATAATCCTAATCAAATCCCAACTTGAATTGATGCTTTAG
- a CDS encoding YceI family protein gives MPKKMFLIYLCFFSIFQVSAGDKWLINKDHSHVNFTVPYMQFSEVSGRFLRFQGSMNYNRKEDSISNIYVELDVKSIFTGNKMRDQHLRENDFFAVEHFPKIAFKGKKVKYEGYDITVIGDLSMHGVTKEVTFKGKRTELQKDTWGYENMFFTLKGKINREDFDLQWNKTLEASGYLVGREVEIDLAFQMQPQGRLTPFSKHKIPDTKVIRLREKLSRGEISREEYVELSGEKPAFEIIKETRTVEIPTYQKKESASSREKLDNVGSAKGMVDESKSHKYGYILFERETFAYYLSSMFLGVLALFGTISLFKMVSRSFENTGLKYTLHFLLCFSFFLCSYIVTFDDFMQFSIAIFK, from the coding sequence ATGCCAAAGAAAATGTTTTTAATTTATTTATGTTTCTTTTCGATATTTCAGGTTTCTGCTGGAGATAAGTGGCTGATTAATAAAGATCACTCTCATGTGAATTTCACAGTACCTTATATGCAGTTTTCAGAGGTTTCTGGACGATTCCTGAGATTTCAGGGTTCTATGAACTATAACAGAAAGGAAGACTCAATCTCTAATATCTATGTCGAGCTCGATGTGAAATCTATTTTCACAGGTAATAAAATGAGGGATCAGCATTTACGTGAAAATGATTTCTTTGCCGTAGAGCACTTTCCTAAAATCGCTTTTAAAGGAAAGAAGGTTAAGTATGAGGGGTATGATATTACTGTCATTGGTGATCTCTCGATGCATGGAGTAACGAAAGAAGTTACTTTCAAGGGAAAGAGAACTGAGTTACAAAAAGATACTTGGGGTTATGAAAATATGTTCTTTACTCTCAAGGGTAAAATTAATAGAGAGGACTTTGATCTTCAATGGAATAAGACATTAGAAGCTTCTGGCTATCTTGTCGGGCGTGAAGTTGAAATTGATCTTGCCTTTCAAATGCAGCCACAGGGAAGACTAACTCCGTTTAGTAAACATAAAATTCCCGATACAAAAGTGATTCGCTTACGTGAGAAGCTTTCACGAGGTGAGATTTCTCGTGAGGAGTACGTTGAACTCTCTGGAGAAAAACCAGCTTTTGAAATCATTAAAGAAACAAGAACTGTCGAGATTCCAACTTATCAGAAAAAAGAATCTGCAAGCTCTAGAGAGAAACTAGATAATGTCGGATCTGCAAAAGGGATGGTTGATGAATCGAAATCTCATAAGTATGGCTATATTCTTTTTGAAAGAGAGACATTTGCCTATTATTTAAGTTCTATGTTTCTAGGTGTCTTAGCTCTTTTTGGAACAATCTCTCTATTTAAAATGGTTTCGAGAAGTTTTGAAAATACAGGGCTTAAGTACACACTTCATTTTCTTCTATGTTTTAGCTTCTTTCTCTGTAGCTATATCGTAACTTTCGATGACTTTATGCAATTTTCAATAGCTATTTTTAAATAA
- a CDS encoding ABC transporter permease, with the protein MLIRLIKRELKSSPRFIFFFILNLAIGLMGLSAIEILKTSFDSQLKERSKSISGSDLSIGARRKIEDKHVKIVKENLDFSDHSLVLSMFSMVRKEDKSKLINLRVIEDNFPFYGKIVLEDDQSLRNIEKNHVYAYPELKFQLGLTLGSTLKIGSGTFIVKGFIKDDAQQNLQMGALAPRMYISSAGLKLSGLNQAGSTISYTHHFKLRNAKIDQEKLREKITKALDEPSIRVNTPKTSSQQVGRVLGYLNDFLGLVSLAGLFLATFGLVYLFRGFLHGRRKEIAIMKFLGLKKSQVQKVYFGELFFLGTIGSLLGVILGTVLSLILSTFIANALAIEIPVSLFNLQSLVVFLIGIMATLTIAPALVIPYTNIDHKVLFSFDEQMSSSLKDKLLYLPVLLFYWPLAIYLAHSFLIGSLFIGIIFLFVLLAFPLGATILSKLSHIQWRGSLAKKLSLKYLIRHKISTLFIFCSLTLSTLFIALIPLIRTNLQEEISPSSSRSPVFFLFDIQEDQKENLLELLKKLSLEDLNTSPMVRSRLLEINGEPLKTSTEQALTREEQRAIRMRNRGINLSYRGYLDASESLVRGRLPKAVKEFNLEEPAEITLERRYAKRLGVDLGDTLLFDVLDLPIKAKIVGIRNVKWTSFIPNFFINFGEGVLELAPKSYLMAVTAKDTVDLNQAQTEISNLFPNVSIIDVKRVIEKISSIISSMAQILVVMAILTLLVGLLVIYSLINHQFKLRQKDIHLLKVLGIQSKDIEKSLTIEILILSATSLFVGILIAESVAFFLSKIVFDTIPTVGSLSSLGIFFLTLGFIYLISRMIIRSVSRKKPSEIFAEID; encoded by the coding sequence ATGCTTATTAGACTCATTAAACGAGAACTAAAAAGCTCTCCGCGCTTTATCTTCTTTTTTATATTGAATCTTGCCATTGGTCTGATGGGACTGAGTGCAATTGAGATATTAAAAACAAGCTTTGATTCTCAACTTAAAGAGCGTTCAAAAAGTATCTCAGGATCAGACCTTTCTATAGGTGCGCGCAGAAAGATTGAAGATAAGCATGTAAAAATCGTCAAAGAAAATCTAGATTTCAGTGATCACTCTCTCGTCCTATCGATGTTTTCTATGGTTAGAAAGGAAGATAAGAGTAAACTTATTAACTTACGAGTCATCGAAGATAACTTTCCTTTCTATGGTAAAATTGTTTTAGAAGATGATCAAAGTCTAAGAAACATTGAAAAGAACCACGTCTATGCCTACCCTGAATTAAAGTTTCAACTGGGACTTACTCTTGGATCAACTCTAAAAATTGGTTCAGGAACTTTCATTGTTAAAGGTTTTATTAAAGACGATGCTCAACAGAATTTGCAAATGGGAGCACTGGCCCCAAGGATGTACATATCTTCAGCAGGACTGAAGTTAAGTGGTCTCAATCAAGCTGGAAGTACAATCTCATATACTCACCACTTTAAATTAAGAAATGCAAAAATTGATCAAGAGAAATTAAGAGAGAAAATAACGAAAGCTCTCGATGAACCATCTATTAGGGTCAACACACCTAAAACCTCCTCTCAGCAAGTGGGAAGAGTTCTTGGCTATCTCAATGACTTTTTAGGACTTGTTTCTCTCGCAGGGCTATTCTTAGCAACTTTTGGACTCGTCTATCTATTTAGAGGCTTCCTCCATGGCCGAAGAAAAGAAATTGCTATTATGAAGTTTCTCGGGCTTAAGAAGTCTCAGGTACAAAAAGTTTATTTTGGCGAATTATTTTTTCTTGGAACAATTGGAAGTTTACTTGGTGTCATTCTAGGGACTGTTCTCTCACTTATACTTTCAACATTTATAGCAAATGCCTTGGCAATTGAAATTCCAGTAAGTCTTTTCAACCTCCAATCTCTTGTCGTTTTTCTTATTGGAATAATGGCAACACTAACGATTGCTCCAGCACTCGTTATCCCCTACACGAATATAGATCATAAAGTTCTTTTTTCATTTGATGAACAAATGAGCTCAAGTTTAAAAGATAAGCTTCTTTATTTACCTGTTCTTCTTTTTTACTGGCCTCTAGCAATCTATCTGGCCCACTCTTTTCTCATTGGAAGCTTATTCATTGGAATCATCTTTCTCTTTGTTCTACTGGCATTTCCTTTGGGTGCTACGATTTTATCAAAGTTATCACACATTCAATGGAGAGGATCTCTTGCAAAGAAATTGTCATTAAAGTATTTAATTCGACACAAGATTTCGACCCTCTTTATTTTTTGTTCACTAACACTATCGACACTATTTATCGCTTTGATTCCTTTGATTAGGACGAATCTTCAAGAAGAGATCAGTCCCTCAAGCTCTCGAAGCCCAGTATTTTTCCTCTTTGATATCCAAGAAGATCAAAAAGAGAACCTACTGGAGCTCCTTAAAAAACTTTCATTAGAAGATTTAAATACCTCTCCTATGGTTCGATCAAGACTGCTCGAAATCAACGGAGAGCCTCTTAAAACATCAACAGAGCAAGCGCTAACCAGAGAAGAACAACGCGCCATACGCATGCGCAATAGAGGGATTAATCTCAGTTACAGAGGATATCTCGATGCCAGTGAATCTCTTGTCAGAGGACGACTTCCAAAAGCGGTCAAGGAGTTTAATCTTGAAGAGCCAGCAGAGATCACTTTAGAGCGACGTTATGCAAAGAGACTCGGTGTAGATCTTGGAGATACACTTCTCTTTGATGTCCTCGACTTGCCTATTAAAGCGAAGATTGTCGGAATTAGAAATGTAAAATGGACAAGTTTCATTCCAAACTTCTTTATCAATTTTGGAGAAGGCGTTCTTGAGTTGGCTCCAAAGTCATATCTTATGGCCGTGACGGCTAAAGATACTGTCGATCTCAATCAGGCCCAAACTGAAATAAGTAACCTCTTTCCAAACGTTTCTATTATTGATGTTAAAAGAGTCATTGAAAAAATAAGTTCCATCATCTCAAGTATGGCCCAGATTCTCGTTGTCATGGCGATTCTCACTCTTTTAGTTGGATTACTTGTTATATATTCACTTATTAATCATCAGTTTAAATTGAGACAAAAAGATATTCACCTCTTAAAGGTTCTTGGAATTCAAAGTAAAGATATCGAAAAGTCGTTAACGATTGAAATTCTAATCCTATCGGCGACCTCTCTTTTTGTGGGAATCCTCATTGCAGAATCAGTGGCCTTCTTTTTATCAAAAATCGTTTTTGATACGATTCCAACAGTTGGCTCTCTTTCATCTTTAGGGATCTTCTTTTTAACACTGGGATTTATCTACTTAATCTCACGTATGATCATTCGATCTGTCAGTAGAAAAAAACCTTCAGAAATTTTTGCAGAAATAGATTGA
- a CDS encoding ABC transporter ATP-binding protein has protein sequence MILQAKNISKSYHQAEQKLQVLKDLNLEVSSGETIAILGKSGSGKSTLLSLLCGIDRFDEGEILYADKKISTLSEDEISYLRSHHIGVIFQQFHLIDHLNALENVMLPIEIKGEDNPEQKAKQLLEKVGMAHREAHFPSELSGGEKQRVAIARALATTPRILLADEPSGSLDEKTGNEVMELIFDLVKSTDMSLILVTHDPELAKKCQRTLILEEGKLNAY, from the coding sequence ATGATTCTTCAAGCAAAGAATATTTCAAAATCTTATCACCAAGCTGAACAAAAGCTTCAAGTGCTTAAAGATCTAAACCTTGAGGTTTCAAGTGGAGAGACCATAGCAATTCTAGGAAAATCAGGGAGTGGAAAATCAACACTTCTCTCACTTCTATGTGGTATTGACCGTTTCGATGAAGGAGAGATTCTCTATGCTGATAAAAAAATCTCAACTCTTTCTGAAGATGAAATAAGCTATCTAAGAAGTCACCACATTGGTGTCATTTTCCAACAATTTCATCTCATTGATCACCTAAATGCTCTTGAGAATGTCATGTTGCCCATTGAGATCAAAGGTGAAGACAATCCTGAGCAAAAGGCCAAGCAACTCCTAGAAAAAGTAGGGATGGCCCATAGAGAAGCTCACTTTCCTAGCGAGTTAAGCGGTGGAGAAAAGCAAAGAGTTGCCATAGCAAGAGCTCTTGCAACGACTCCAAGAATTCTACTTGCAGATGAGCCCAGTGGAAGCCTCGATGAGAAAACGGGAAATGAAGTAATGGAGTTGATTTTCGATTTAGTTAAATCAACTGATATGTCTCTTATTCTCGTAACTCACGATCCAGAGTTAGCAAAAAAGTGTCAAAGAACTCTGATTTTAGAAGAAGGAAAACTCAATGCTTATTAG
- a CDS encoding arylesterase gives MKSLFLTILFLFSFQSLAQTVLFLGDSLTAGYGIKKELSYPYLVGKQINKELSKEVKILNGGISGSTSASAVSRLKWYLRAKPSIILLALGANDGLRGVKLEATKNNLEKVIKMARDNGIHVILAGMLMPPNYGKDYVDGFKKIYDDLKTKYKLDMIPFLLKDVAGIRELNQADGIHPNEKGHQIMANTVKPYLLTALKKDKK, from the coding sequence TTGAAGTCACTATTTCTTACGATATTATTCTTATTTTCTTTTCAATCATTAGCGCAGACCGTTCTCTTTTTAGGTGATTCTTTAACCGCTGGTTATGGAATAAAAAAAGAACTCTCCTACCCGTATCTCGTAGGTAAACAAATCAATAAAGAATTAAGTAAAGAAGTCAAAATTCTCAATGGAGGCATCAGTGGATCAACAAGTGCATCAGCTGTTAGTCGCTTAAAATGGTATCTAAGAGCAAAGCCTAGCATTATACTATTGGCCCTTGGTGCCAATGATGGTCTTAGAGGTGTTAAGCTGGAGGCCACGAAGAACAATCTTGAAAAAGTAATTAAAATGGCAAGAGACAATGGCATCCACGTCATACTTGCAGGAATGCTAATGCCACCGAATTATGGGAAAGACTACGTTGATGGCTTTAAAAAGATCTATGACGATCTTAAAACAAAATATAAACTTGATATGATTCCATTTCTTTTAAAAGATGTGGCCGGAATAAGAGAACTTAATCAAGCAGATGGAATTCATCCGAATGAAAAGGGTCATCAAATCATGGCCAACACAGTTAAGCCCTATTTACTCACGGCCCTCAAAAAGGATAAAAAATGA
- the ilvA gene encoding threonine ammonia-lyase encodes MIEFKDILDAKSRIEDQIIKTPTTYSTLLSEQTDCSVFLKLENLQLTGAYKVRGALNRLEKLTQEEKDNGVIASSAGNHAQGVALAAKKLGINATIVMPETTPLSKIQGTKKFGAKVILHGNFYDEAYQKALEIQKEEGQTFIHPFNDPDIIAGQGTIGIEIFESVKNLDVVIIPIGGGGLISGVSLALKTLNPKVRIIGVEAEQMPAMKESIAKGKIVEIPKKKTIADGIAVTTVKENTFKLVQKYVDEIVTVTELEMAHAIVKLLEIEKVLVEGAGSTGFAALSAGKIKNVDGKRVGIIVSGGNIDLNFLSKVLERGLCEDGRICNLKIIVPDAPGIISDISSQIAKHGANIVDIYHNRTFSNTHLGETAVHFTLETKGHDHIKDIIEAIESMNLVVSSS; translated from the coding sequence ATGATTGAATTTAAAGATATCCTTGATGCAAAAAGTCGAATTGAAGACCAAATCATCAAGACCCCAACAACCTATTCAACACTCCTAAGTGAACAAACGGATTGTTCCGTCTTTTTAAAGTTAGAAAATCTACAACTAACAGGTGCCTACAAAGTAAGGGGTGCTCTCAATCGTCTGGAGAAGCTAACTCAAGAGGAAAAAGACAATGGTGTCATTGCCTCTTCTGCTGGAAATCATGCTCAAGGTGTCGCTCTTGCGGCCAAGAAACTTGGTATTAATGCGACAATTGTCATGCCTGAAACGACTCCTCTTTCTAAAATTCAAGGAACAAAGAAATTTGGAGCGAAGGTAATTCTTCATGGAAACTTCTACGATGAAGCCTATCAAAAGGCCTTAGAAATCCAAAAAGAAGAAGGACAGACCTTCATCCATCCTTTTAATGATCCAGATATTATCGCCGGTCAGGGAACGATTGGAATAGAGATCTTTGAGAGTGTTAAAAATCTCGACGTCGTTATTATTCCCATTGGTGGAGGCGGTCTGATTTCAGGTGTCTCACTCGCACTTAAAACTCTCAATCCTAAGGTTCGTATTATTGGAGTTGAAGCCGAACAAATGCCGGCCATGAAGGAAAGCATTGCAAAAGGTAAAATCGTAGAAATTCCTAAAAAGAAAACAATTGCTGATGGTATTGCTGTAACAACTGTTAAAGAAAATACATTCAAACTTGTTCAAAAATATGTTGATGAAATTGTCACAGTGACAGAACTTGAAATGGCCCACGCCATTGTGAAGCTTTTAGAAATTGAAAAGGTTCTTGTAGAAGGTGCGGGATCAACTGGCTTTGCAGCCCTGAGTGCTGGCAAGATCAAAAATGTTGATGGAAAAAGGGTTGGAATTATCGTCAGCGGTGGAAATATTGATCTCAACTTTCTCTCTAAAGTTCTTGAACGAGGACTTTGCGAAGATGGTCGAATTTGCAATCTAAAGATTATTGTTCCAGATGCTCCGGGAATTATTAGTGATATCTCCTCACAAATTGCAAAACACGGAGCAAACATAGTCGATATCTATCACAACAGAACATTCTCAAATACTCACCTTGGGGAAACAGCTGTCCACTTTACTTTAGAAACAAAAGGACACGATCATATCAAAGATATAATTGAGGCCATTGAGTCAATGAATTTAGTGGTATCGAGCTCCTAA
- a CDS encoding FxsA family protein — protein sequence MFSILVLLFTVIPALEIYLLFSIGGQIGGLNTLFIVLLTGVIGASLAKTQGLAILSKMQKDLEQGALPADQIIHGLLVFGGGLLLLTPGFLTDIFGLSMVFPGTRHLLAVFLKSYFQKAVASGNVQFSTFGRGGGFSYHSQGTNPYNTQEPHSREPRQVAPDTFEAEYKKK from the coding sequence ATGTTTTCAATATTAGTTCTCCTTTTTACCGTCATTCCCGCTCTAGAAATTTATTTACTCTTTTCTATTGGTGGTCAAATTGGTGGTCTCAATACCCTATTTATTGTTCTTCTCACTGGTGTGATTGGTGCTAGTCTTGCAAAAACACAAGGCCTTGCCATTCTCTCTAAAATGCAAAAAGACCTAGAGCAAGGAGCCCTTCCGGCCGATCAAATAATTCATGGACTACTCGTCTTTGGTGGCGGTCTCCTTCTTTTAACTCCGGGGTTTCTAACAGATATTTTTGGACTATCGATGGTTTTTCCTGGAACAAGACATCTATTAGCTGTTTTCTTAAAGTCTTACTTTCAAAAAGCAGTCGCAAGCGGAAATGTTCAATTTAGTACTTTTGGACGTGGTGGAGGCTTTAGCTACCACTCACAAGGCACCAATCCTTACAACACTCAAGAACCCCATTCGAGAGAGCCACGTCAAGTTGCACCAGACACTTTTGAAGCAGAGTATAAAAAGAAATAG